From a region of the bacterium genome:
- a CDS encoding class I SAM-dependent methyltransferase: MSLTRYKMYKRISECLKEPIRGKILGISSITNFYPLIDKERSEIIETEYPEIDMQNLPFAENSFNYVISDQVIEHLENPQKAIDESYRVLKEDGMVIHTTCFMNYIHVAPKDFYRFSPDALKYLCRNFSEVMQCEGWGNRVAILICFMGERFRSINIPASRFSIKNIIANYNEKHYPIVTWIVAKK, encoded by the coding sequence ATGAGCTTAACGCGATATAAAATGTACAAGAGAATATCAGAATGTCTTAAAGAACCGATAAGGGGAAAAATTTTAGGCATAAGTAGTATAACTAATTTCTATCCATTAATCGATAAAGAAAGAAGTGAAATTATAGAAACAGAGTACCCGGAAATAGATATGCAGAATTTGCCTTTTGCTGAAAATAGTTTTAATTATGTAATAAGTGACCAGGTAATAGAACACCTTGAAAATCCTCAGAAAGCAATAGATGAATCATACAGAGTATTAAAAGAGGATGGTATGGTGATACATACAACCTGCTTTATGAACTATATACATGTTGCCCCAAAAGACTTCTATCGTTTTTCTCCAGACGCATTAAAGTATCTCTGCCGTAATTTTTCAGAAGTAATGCAGTGTGAAGGTTGGGGAAATCGTGTGGCAATTCTTATCTGTTTTATGGGTGAGCGGTTTAGAAGTATAAATATTCCAGCAAGCCGGTTCAGTATAAAAAATATAATTGCCAATTATAATGAGAAACACTATCCAATTGTTACCTGGATTGTGGCAAAAAAGTAA
- a CDS encoding methyltransferase domain-containing protein, with product MEHEKKFNLQFEVEQRHFLEKLDFVDWFRYFYIIKEVIDFTPDNVLEIGVGSGMVKNCLKPIVKNYMVMDVNKNLQPDIVNDVRIYQDRLKCKFECVIAADILEHMPFSDLERSLKNIYSYLKNKGIAIITIPHRRTNFLFMTPTNKPHVFTLPTGFLSPGAFYRRFIKRKIWIDPDHCWEIGDGRIKKHDVETLFKKCGYEIYKFRKLFYVDFWVLFNLRTKIGDV from the coding sequence ATGGAACATGAGAAAAAATTTAATTTGCAATTTGAAGTTGAACAACGACATTTTTTAGAGAAACTTGATTTTGTTGATTGGTTTCGGTATTTTTACATCATCAAAGAAGTGATTGACTTTACACCAGATAATGTTCTGGAAATCGGAGTCGGGAGTGGGATGGTAAAAAATTGCCTCAAACCCATTGTTAAAAATTATATGGTGATGGATGTCAACAAAAATCTTCAGCCTGACATCGTAAACGATGTGCGAATTTACCAAGATAGATTGAAGTGTAAATTTGAATGCGTAATTGCCGCTGATATTCTTGAACATATGCCATTTTCCGACTTAGAGAGAAGTTTAAAAAATATTTATTCATACTTAAAAAATAAAGGGATAGCAATTATTACAATTCCACACCGCCGTACTAATTTTTTATTTATGACACCTACAAATAAACCGCATGTTTTTACTCTACCAACAGGATTTTTAAGTCCGGGTGCATTTTACCGCAGATTTATAAAAAGAAAGATATGGATTGACCCTGACCATTGCTGGGAAATAGGTGACGGTAGAATTAAGAAACATGATGTCGAAACATTATTTAAAAAATGCGGTTATGAGATATATAAATTCAGAAAACTTTTTTATGTTGACTTTTGGGTTTTATTTAATCTGAGGACAAAAATTGGAGATGTTTGA